The Stomoxys calcitrans chromosome 3, idStoCalc2.1, whole genome shotgun sequence genome includes a region encoding these proteins:
- the LOC106089380 gene encoding phosphoribosylformylglycinamidine synthase has translation MAIIRFYTTEACDEVHRMKILKQLSANFSNITTLQIEKCYHVETTTKTVDSKAKTLLKWLLKHPQGDETSLSEKSSLPKENNASVVVEIGPRFNFSTPFSTNCVNICQNVGLSEVIRLEASDRYLIGYSGSRPNIDLLVDLLGDRMTECRYTDENLPVNSFNEQLPHSQESWYKVPVLEKGRTALEEVNVKLGLAFGDWDLDYYTNLFKNTLKRNPTTVELFDCAQSNSEHSRHWFFRGKMIVDGVEQPQSLIRMIMGTQANTNQNNTIKFSDNSSAIRGFNHTTIRPQCFDGPGPMTLHKVNNDLIFTAETHNMPTAVAPFSGATTGTGGRLRDVQGVGRGGIPIAGTAGYSVGCLNIPGFAQPYENANYQYPATFAKPLKILIEASNGASDYGNKFGEPLITGFVHSYGLTNVQGERDEFVKPIMFSGGMGTMESTMREKFDPKRGMLLAKIGGPVYRIGVGGGAASSVEVQGSNDSALDFNAVQRGDAEMENKLNRVVRACIEMGDRNPIMAIHDQGAGGNGNVLKELVEPGFAGAVIFSKEFQLGDPTITALELWGAEYQENNAILCKPEDRPLLESICKRERCHISFVGVVTGDGRVSLIESEADFEKALSPSFERSKLGPMPFDLELKYVLGEMPKREYQLQRLSNNFVPLQFTENFNLAKSLELVLSLVSVGSKRYLTNKVDRCVTGLIAQQQCVGPLHTPLADFGLVTVSHFGNEGLATSLGTQPIKGLLDAGAMARMSVAEALSNLVFAKITELADVKCSGNWMWAAKLPGEGARMFDACQEMCAIMKELRIAVDGGKDSLSMAAKVGGETIKSPGTLVISTYAPCPDVGIKVTPDLKGPAMGKETSLLWINIENKFRLGGSALAQVYKQQGNECPNLLNSQVLANAFNVTQELLAQGKLLAGHDISEGGLLVCVLEMAFGGLSGLSIDLTNALTQIPLQNIDASARTAPELAVLYAEECGWVLEVDNTNLKEVQSKFSDMGVPNHFIGSTKGYGLDKSVKLSSKGKLLLNDSVKALYKQWERISFELEKLQANTDCAIEEYNTLEYRTGPKYVCTTVDFSSELVLKRASKTVTVAVLREEGVNSDREMMASLMKANFEVHDVTMSDLLSGKTTLDHYRGLIFPGGFSYADTLGSAKGWAANIMFSKLLVPQFQAFRKRQDTFSLGICNGCQLMSLIGWVGASSTESSNQEVISKPDVALLHNKSERFECRWSTVRIADSKAMMLSKLKDAVLGCWVAHGEGRFSFRDKKILDNLKKQKCISVHYVDDDGKPTEIYPMNPNGSTEGIAGLCSPDGRHLALMPHPERCHAMYQWPYVSPGFSVKSQASPWQVMFNTAYEWCTR, from the exons ATGGCTATAATACGATTCTACACCACTGAAGCCTGCGATGAAGttcatcggatgaaaattttgaaacaattaAGTGCG AATTTCTCGAACATAACCACACTACAAATCGAAAAGTGCTACCATGTGGAAACCACAACAAAAACGGTAGACTCAAAAGCCAAAACCCTACTTAAATGGCTGCTTAAACATCCACAAGGCGATGAAACTAGCCTGAGTGAAAAATCGTCTTTACCCAAGGAAAACAACGCCTCGGTTGTCGTTGAGATTGGCCCTCGCTTTAACTTCTCGACGCCTTTTTCAACAAATTGCGTTAATATCTGCCAAAATGTGGGTTTATCCGAAGTGATACGTCTTGAAGCCTCAGATCGTTATTTGATTGGATATTCGGGCAGTCGACCAAATATTGATCTATTAGTGGATTTGTTGGGAGATCGCATGACGGAATGCCGTTATACAGATGAAAATCTCCCCGTCAACAGTTTCAATGAACAGTTGCCACATTCACAAGAATCGTGGTACAAAGTTCCAGTGCTCGAAAAAGGTCGCACAGCATTGGAGGAAGTAAATGTCAAATTGGGTCTTGCTTTTGGCGATTGGGATTTGGATTATTATACGAATCTTTTCAAGAACACCCTCAAAAGAAATCCCACCACTGTGGAATTATTTGATTGTGCCCAAAGTAATAGTGAACATTCTCGCCATTGGTTTTTCCGTGGAAAAATGATTGTGGATGGTGTGGAGCAGCCACAGTCACTAATACGTATGATAATGGGTACTCAGGCGAATACAAATCAAAATAACACGATTAAATTTAGTGATAACAGCAGCGCTATAAGAGGTTTTAATCACACTACCATTAGGCCTCAGTGTTTTGACGGCCCTGGACCAATGACTTTGCACAAGGTTAACAATGATTTGATATTTACGGCTGAAACACATAACATGCCCACGGCCGTGGCGCCGTTTAGTGGTGCCACGACTGGAACTGGCGGTCGTTTAAG AGATGTGCAAGGGGTTGGTCGAGGCGGTATACCCATAGCTGGAACTGCTGGCTACAGCGTTGGTTGCTTGAATATCCCTG GCTTTGCTCAACCTTATGAGAATGCCAACTATCAATACCCTGCCACCTTTGCCAAACCCCTGAAAATTCTTATCGAGGCAAGTAATGGTGCCTCCGATTATGGCAACAAATTTGGAGAGCCTTTGATTACAGGGTTTGTTCATTCTTATGGCTTAACTAATGTTCAAGGCGAACGTGACGAGTTTGTTAAACCAATTATGTTTAGTGGTGGCATGGGCACCATGGAATCCACAATGCGAGAAAAATTTGATCCAAAAAGAG GAATGTTGCTGGCCAAAATTGGAGGACCTGTTTACCGAATTGGTGTTGGAGGTGGAGCAGCTAGTTCTGTGGAAGTCCAAGGTTCTAACGACTCTGCATTGGATTTCAATGCTGTGCAAAGAGGTGATGCTGAAATGGAAAACAAATTGAATCGGGTAGTCAGAGCCTGTATTGAAATGGGAGATCGTAATCCAATAATGGCTATTCACGATCAG GGAGCCGGTGGCAATGGTAATGTTCTGAAGGAACTTGTAGAGCCCGGTTTCGCTGGGGCCGTTATCTTCTCGAAGGAATTTCAACTAGGTGATCCTACCATAACTGCTTTAGAATTATGGGGTGCCGAATACCAAGAGAATAATGCTATACTTTGTAAGCCTGAAGATCGTCCCCTTTTGGAAAGTATTTGCAAAAGAGAACGTTGCCACATTAGTTTTGTTGGTGTCGTCACAGGGGATGGCCGTGTGAGTCTGATTGAAAGCGAAGCAGATTTTGAAAAGGCCTTAAGTCCGTCTTTTGAGCGCTCGAAATTGGGACCCATGCCCTTCGACTTGGAATTGAAATACGTCTTGGGCGAAATGCCGAAAAGAGAATATCAATTACAGCGTTTAAGCAACAATTTTGTGCCTTTACaattcacagaaaactttaattTAGCCAAAAGTTTGGAACTGGTACTAAGTTTGGTTTCGGTGGGAAGCAAACGTTATCTAACCAATAAAGTAGATCGCTGTGTAACTGGCTTGATAGCGCAACAACAGTGTGTTGGTCCGTTACACACACCTTTGGCTGACTTTGGCTTGGTAACTGTTTCTCATTTTGGAAATGAAGGTCTAGCCACATCCCTGGGTACCCAACCCATTAAGGGCTTATTGGATGCTGGTGCCATGGCCCGCATGAGTGTAGCTGAAGCTTTATCTAATTTGGTATTTGCTAAAATTACCGAGCTAGCTGATGTCAAGTGTTCTGGTAACTGGATGTGGGCCGCCAAATTACCTGGAGAGGGTGCTCGTATGTTTGACGCTTGCCAGGAAATGTGCGCCATCATGAAAGAGCTTAGAATTGCTGTTGATGGCGGCAAAGATTCATTATCAATGGCAGCAAAAGTTGGGGGAGAAACAATTAAATCCCCTGGCACCTTAGTCATATCAACATATGCTCCTTGTCCAGACGTCGGTATCAAGGTAACACCTGACTTAAAGGGTCCAGCTATGGGCAAGGAAACATCTTTATTGTGgataaatattgaaaataaattccGCCTGGGAGGAAGTGCATTGGCACAAGTTTACAAACAACAAGGCAATGAATGTCCTAATCTTCTTAATAGTCAGGTGTTGGCGAATGCTTTCAATGTAACACAAGAACTGTTGGCTCAAGGAAAACTTTTGGCTGGCCATGATATCAGCGAAGGCGGCTTACTAGTTTGTGTTTTGGAAATGGCCTTCGGTGGTCTCTCCGGCTTGAGCATCGATCTGACCAATGCTCTTACGCAAATACCTCTACAAAATATTGATGCATCTGCACGAACAGCGCCAGAACTAGCTGTACTTTATGCTGAAGAATGTGGCTGGGTCTTAGAAGTAGACAACACAAATTTAAAGGAAGTGCAATCCAAATTTAGCGATATGGGCGTTCCTAACCACTTCATAGGATCTACAAAGGGCTATGGTTTGGACAAGTCTGTAAAACTTTCTTCAAAGGGCAAGCTCTTATTAAATGACTCGGTAAAAGCTTTGTATAAGCAGTGGGAACGCATTAGCTTTGAATTGGAAAAACTACAAGCAAATACTGACTGTGCCATTGAAGAATACAATACTTTGGAATATCGCACTGGTCCCAAATATGTATGTACAACGGTTGATTTCAGCTCCGAATTGGTACTGAAACGAGCTTCGAAGACCGTAACGGTTGCAGTTCTACGCGAAGAGGGTGTAAATAGCGATCGCGAAATGATGGCTTCGTTGATGAAGGCCAATTTTGAAGTACACGATGTAACCATGTCGGATTTGCTAAGTG GTAAAACTACTTTGGATCATTATCGTGGCTTAATATTCCCAGGAGGTTTTAGCTATGCCGATACCTTGGGATCTGCAAAGGGTTGGGCTGCCAACATTATGTTTAGCAAACTTTTGGTACCACAATTCCAAGCTTTCCGGAAACGCCAAGACACCTTCTCTCTTGGCATATGCAATGGTTGCCAACTAATGAGTTTAATCGGTTGGGTGGGCGCATCGTCAACTGAATCCTCGAACcaagaagttatatcaaaacccGACGTTGCTTTACTCCATAACAAATCTGAACGCTTTGAGTGTCGCTGGTCAACTGTTCGCATTGCCGACAGCAAAGCCATGATGTTGAGTAAACTAAAGGATGCGGTACTTGGATGTTGGGTAGCCCATGGAGAAGGTCGTTTCTCATTCCGCGACAAGAAAATATTAGATAacctgaaaaaacaaaaatgcatttCCGTTCATTATGTGGATGACGATGGTAAACCCACCGAAATCTATCCCATGAATCCTAATGGAAGTACGGAGGGAATAGCAGGTCTATGCTCTCCAGATGGACGTCATTTGGCACTAATGCCTCATCCAGAACGTTGTCATGCCATGTATCAATGGCCCTATGTGTCGCCAGGCTTCAGCGTGAAATCTCAAGCAAGTCCTTGGCAAGTAATGTTTAACACTGCCTATGAGTGGTGTACCAGATGA
- the LOC106089376 gene encoding uncharacterized protein LOC106089376 produces the protein MPETLDCTLDVIQEYFAKLNPIAERIYHDINDTKLNYGKLWESLSTKEQSDIINDTLIKPEISLRYFDNFPTPTQSNSTKSQTSTDSLAAIVLNDFSKHQNNEDSDRIRLPSKQFEAKYSANEGYAFDGRDLRTFSIQQVALKIIHDEALGSFRDEYSRPFSYRTKSQINLHLFPSNAADSKASGLFQRNALPMGKDTKQEPMDAESKKALLNYQRLQCELKKSLNQNLQKCRPGDQKTSNVSSIKPSSISSPPIDIAKSRKASLKLETAVSNDKEKQSSTKLKPNNKSASSIMQVFLNTNNSSAPTSSSVVNYAVYSDSFLDGEENTNLMQNCGRNEFMSASSSSAATSEDDEYDGRADKTLDSEEVFLLDRDLNMRKGFDFLNNW, from the coding sequence ATGCCCGAAACACTGGACTGCACCCTAGATGTTATACAAGAATATTTTGCGAAGTTGAATCCTATAGCCGAACGAATTTACCATGACATTAACGACACCAAATTAAATTATGGCAAGTTGTGGGAAAGTCTTAGCACCAAAGAACAAAGTGACATTATAAATGATACCTTAATAAAGCCGGAAATATCATTGCGCTACTTCGATAATTTCCCCACACCCACACAATCAAATTCTACAAAAAGTCAGACGTCGACTGATTCCTTGGCAGCAATAGTTTTGAATGACTTTAGTAAGCATCAGAACAATGAGGATAGTGATAGAATTCGGCTTCCCAGTAAACAGTTTGAAGCGAAATATAGCGCTAATGAAGGGTATGCTTTCGATGGCAGAGATTTAAGAACATTTTCAATACAACAGGTTGCTCTCAAGATAATACATGATGAAGCTCTTGGCAGCTTTCGCGATGAGTATTCGCGGCCCTTTAGCTACAGAACAAAATCGCaaataaatttgcatttatttccaAGTAACGCTGCAGACTCCAAAGCATCTGGTCTATTTCAACGGAACGCTCTACCgatgggaaaggatactaagcAAGAACCAATGGATGCGGAATCCAAGAAAGCTTTACTTAATTATCAACGTCTTCAATGTGAACTGAAGAAAAGCCTAAACCAGAATTTACAAAAATGTCGTCCGGGCGATCAGAAAACTTCAAATGTTAGCAGTATTAAGCCCAGCAGTATATCAAGTCCTCCAATAGATATTGCAAAATCGCGTAAAGCTAGTTTAAAATTAGAGACTGCGGTCTCTAATGATAAGGAAAAGCAAAGTTCCACAAAATTAAAACCCAATAACAAATCGGCATCTTCGATAATGCAGGTATTTTTAAACACTAATAATAGTTCCGCTCCAACATCTTCTAGTGTTGTAAATTATGCTGTTTATTCCGATTCATTTTTGGATGGCGAAGAGAACACTAATCTAATGCAAAACTGCGGTCGAAACGAATTTATGTCGGCTTCCTCGTCATCTGCAGCCACCTCAGAAGACGACGAATATGATGGTAGAGCCGACAAGACATTAGACTCAGAGGAAGTATTCCTTCTTGATAGGGATCTAAATATGCGAAAAGGTTTCGATTTTCTTAACAATTGGTAA
- the LOC106089373 gene encoding splicing factor 45 translates to MDLYDDIDTKPKASQIDGWSSGIKMLQTQLAIKKAGLPKPRETSKKPLMTPVVNLKAKKLQSPEEIILSKHTSESKPIIQAQPLVPSLENIKTDDWDFVDEYDPSWPNEYDKLKEKKNSLKDKGREERDRGERPNRGDRDRERKRNRRNSRNRESPPVKFSGFGQRIADEDRYSPPSMAASGSGKGGVTIAPPPSLQEISIENDGDPSSNVTIPYSATSVAAKIMAKYGFKDGQGLGKQEQGMSMALQVEKTSKRGGRIIHERDVFLPPPQPPAAGNSPAASSPIANMAPPAQTSTESGSNPSITEIMKAPSKVVLLRNMVGPGDVDDELEPEVKDECNTKYGDVNKVLIHESFGTTPEDAVKIFVEFKRMESAIKAVVDLNGRFFGGRQVRAGFYDFDKFRNLELS, encoded by the exons ATGGATTTATATGACGATATAGACACAAAACCAAAAGCCTCCCAAATAGATGGTTGGTCCTCTGGAATAAAAATGTTGCAAACACAGTTAGCAATTAAGAAAGCTGGTCTACCAAAGCCAAGAGAGACATCAAAGAAACCG CTTATGACACCTGTGGTCAACTTGAAGGCTAAAAAACTGCAATCACCCGAAGAGATTATTTTATCCAAGCACACCAGTGAAAGTAAACCGATTATTCAAGCGCAGCCGCTGGTACCCTCGttggaaaatattaaaactGACGATTGGGATTTTGTTGACGAGTATGATCCATCTTGGCCCAATGAGTATGACAAATTAAAAGAGAAAAAGAATAGTTTGAAAGACAAGGGACGCGAAGAACGGGATAGGGGCGAACGACCCAATCGAGGAGACAGAGATCGGGAGAGAAAGCGCAATCGACGAAACTCGCGGAATCGCGAATCTCCTCCAGTTAAGTTTAGCGGCTTTGGCCAACGTATTGCAGATGAAGATCGGTACAGTCCACCTTCCATGGCCGCATCCGGATCAGGTAAAGGTGGTGTCACCATAGCTCCACCTCCATCACTGCAGgaaatttctattgaaaatgaTGGCGATCCCTCCTCAAATGTAACTATACCCTATTCTGCTACTTCAGTGGCTGCTAAAATCATGGCCAAATACGGATTCAAAGATGGCCAAGGTTTGGGCAAGCAGGAGCAGGGTATGTCCATGGCTTTGCAAGTGGAAAAGACTTCAAAACGTGGTGGTCGCATTATACATGAACGTGATGTATTCTTGCCTCCACCACAGCCTCCCGCAGCTGGCAATAGTCCAGCTGCGTCTAGTCCAATTGCTAACATGGCTCCACCAGCACAAACAAGTACAGAGTCTGGATCAAATCCCAGTATAACAGAGATAATGAAGGCACCTAGCAAAGTTGTTCTACTAAGG AACATGGTTGGCCCCGGTGACGTTGACGATGAATTGGAACCCGAAGTTAAAGATGAGTGCAACACCAAATATGGCGATGTGAACAAGGTTTTAATTCATGAGTCTTTTGGAACAACACCTGAAGATGCagtaaaaatatttgttgaatTCAAGCGAATGGAAAGTGCCATTAAAG CTGTGGTGGATCTAAATGGACGCTTTTTTGGTGGACGACAAGTACGGGCTGGATTTTatgatttcgataaatttcgAAACCTAGAATTAAGTTAA